The Theropithecus gelada isolate Dixy chromosome 3, Tgel_1.0, whole genome shotgun sequence genomic sequence TACCCTGAGCACAAACTAGTGCAACACCACATGTTCGAACTTCTGTCCGGAAAGAGGGGTGGCAGTGAAACAGAAAAAGGGGGAGATAAAGAGCAAGTAAATTCTGGCTTTATTACACAAGCACGAAACCAAATTCCTTTGGAAAAATAATGTCTTCGGAGGACTTCCAGACCAGTGAGGTAGAGTCCAACAGGGAGAAAACGGATCTGCCCCTAAGGTCCTGGAGACGTCTCAATCTGGGGTCAGGAAGAAAGGGACCTCCCCTGCGGATCCAGCTGTCCCCTCCCTCCGCAGGCCGGGTGCGGGAGGCAGCAGAGGGCACACCTGCCCCGGCGTCCAAGACGACGGCGCCGCGACCCGGGACAGGGACAACCATCCGGTGACTTCTTCGCGCGTAAAGTGCACTGGGGGCCGGGGTCCTGGCCGGATCTGTAAACACTCGACTGACACTTGTTCATTCCTCCGGGCGGAAGCTCTGTCCCACGGTCGGGGCCGGCAGGAGGCGCCCTGGAGGCCGCGCCTCACGCCCGGGGCACCGGGAAGCGGCGGAGCCTCACCATGGGTTCCAGGTTCACTCGCAAGACCTGGCGTGCCCTACGCCGCGCCGCCGCCAGGCTGCGCTCGCCCCACACGTCGCTGCCGACGCGGATGGTGGGGAAGGTGGTCAGCGTCGGGGTGGCCGCCCTCCAGATCTCCTCCAGGGTGCGACCCCCGAAGCAGGGCCCGGGGGCCACGGGCTTGGCCGGGCAGCTCTCCTcggggggcggcggcggcgggggtgGTGACCGGGGCTTCCTCCTGCGGACAGCTGCCGCCCGGGCTCCGCGGCGCCTCCTCCTGGCCGCGGCGCGCGGAGCCGGCCGGCGCGCCTGGCCGCGGGCTGTGGGGGCACCCGGGGGATCGGGCACCAGGGCCCGGCAGGAGGAGTAGCCGTAGACGTCCTTGCTGCGCAGGATGTGCGGGGAGAACTGGTGCTTGAGGCTGCAAAGGAAGCTCCAGAGCTCCGCGTCCGAGCTCATGAACTCTGTGCTGCGGGGCATGAAGAGCTTGAAGGCGTCGCCCAGCGCCTTGGTGCTGTCAGCCAGCGACAGTTGCGACCGCGAGTACACCACCTTTTCCTCCCGCGCCTCCAACCCGGCCCCGTCTTCTGCCCTGAAGTCGCCGCCCCGGGCAGCCGCGGCCGGGGCGACCGGGGGCCGGCGCCGCCGCCTCTTCATGCTGCGCCGCATCGAAGGCCGCTCGGGGCCGCTCGCGCTCGCCGGGTCCCACTACTGCCGCCGCCGTCCCAGTCCGCGGCGGCTCCGCGGCGGCGGCCGCTGCTGGCGTCTCTCGCTACTTTTCTCGCCTCCGCCGCCGCCCCTCCCCCTCCGAGGGCGGAGGACGCGGGCGAATATCCTGCCGCCCGGTACAAGATGGCGGCCGGCGCCCACCCCTGGGCTTTGTCATTGGACGGCGCCTCGCCCCCctggtttctctttcttctcctctcttgCCTCTTTTCGCCGGCTGCCTTTCTTTAAATGTGCCCGCCTCAGGCCCCTCCCACCGCAGCCCCGACTCCACCCATTGGGTGCTCTCAGAAGAGGGGCGGGGACTGATGGGGGAGAGGCCAGTTCCTGGAAGATGGTGCTGGGGTGGGTGATGGCCTTTGAACGTAAGTCAACGGTTGGGTTGGATCTAGGAGGGCTGCCACGTCTAGAGTAAGAGGGTGGATGTTGGCTCTACCATGGGAAGAGTGACTCTTAGAGTGAGGGGGTGTGCAGTTGTGGATTGAGCTGGGAGCTCTACCAGTGTGAATAACAAAGGGAGATTTCCCCAAAGGATGTTCCTGGTATCACAGCTAGGGAATTTGGGTTTAAGTCTAGGGGAAATGGGCCTTTCACAATTCCCATCCACCCTCTCAAAGGCCTCTTCTGGCATCTTCATTCAAAACTCTTCCCTGTCTTGACCCCAGCCCATCTCAAGAAGCCAGTAGTAATCCAGAATCATTCAGGTAATGTCAGCGTGGCTGGCAGCTGAGAGATTGGAGTTTCCCTCTGGAAACACTGGAGACATCTTCATATTTAAGAGAGACCCTGCTTATCCAGAAAGCAAAGCATCTCATACCCTATAAAACTAAATACTCTTTGCTCAAGTTGATCAAAGATCTATTACAATAAAGCCATTCTGTGtaaagaaaatactgttttaaatacACAGTTCTTTATAAATGCCAATTcgtttttcatttagttttaaaatgtcagcGCCATCCCTATCATTTAGAAAGGATGCATCATCGCAGACAATAGATAAAGTTTCGttgaaaaacacaaattgttAAAAACACATTACTTTTTGTATTGGGAGGGGAGTACTGGACATTCTTTAGTCATCTTTTCTGTCCTCTATACCTAACTCAATTCCTGTCAGGTAGTGGGCACTCAatgtgtttgctgaatgaatcaatgaaataCCACTGATTATCCCAAATAGAGTCAGAAATACTGAAATTGCTTAGAACAGGAcaattagatattttatattgCAATTTTCACAGAACTCCTTTAAATttcttaaggttaaaaaaaaaatctcttgacaCTTAGAACTTTGAGGTGGGCATGTGAATTTTACCCAGGAAACATCTTATTTTGCAGTAATGAACAAATAAAGCATAGGAGTTTTGTGATTTACATATAGTTGCTAATGGTTTCCTCAAATATTTGAGCTGAAAGAGACCTAGTTCATTCTCcttatttaacagatgaggaaatctgTACCCACAGAGATTCAGTAATACAGCTTGCTGATAGCAGAACTGGGATTCTAAATCTTTCGATTTCTAATCTAGTGATCTTTGTATTTCACTGAAGGTTTTTCAAACTGTGTTGTCCAGACTCTAAGGAATTCAATAGAACATGCTTTATGCATGAGTAGAATGACCAAGGACAGAGCTGTATGCCTATTCCTACTTCCACCCCACCCAGAATTGAGCAGTTTTTCTCTGTCTTATAATAGatttatgaataatattttgtttgttcCGTTTcaataaaacctaaaataaataatttgaaagctCTACACCAGAGATTTCAAATTCTTAGAAGCTCTCATCACACAATGAGtttatggcaaaaataaaattccacacAATGGGCttatggcaaaaataaaacatctaacCAGGAACCAGCTCTCTAGCAAAATCATGGCAACTTTCTGAAGAGAAAATCATTTTCCTAGAAAAGCACACTCTGATCTCAGAACAAGATTACAGGGCCAATTACCAGCTTCCTACATCCTTATAAAGGAATGATATAGCAACAACTCTTTACATCACAATTTGCTCTTTCCGTAATTCTGAGAATACATAGTAAAGTGAAATCTGAATTATTTCCATTGGAATACCCCTGCAGATTGACATAGAAAATCTAGAGTGAGCCATGGGAAAGTTAGGGGGGCTTCATAATGAAAAACAAGGATAAAACAAGGATTAAAGTAGACCTGGCTTTTCATATTGGAATCCCCTCCCTTCCTTGATAATCATCATTTTATAAATTCTTCAGGGTCTTTGCCACATAAATATATTCCAGGCATTTACATAAATGTATAGAACTTATTTCAATT encodes the following:
- the CCDC71L gene encoding coiled-coil domain-containing protein 71L produces the protein MRRSMKRRRRRPPVAPAAAARGGDFRAEDGAGLEAREEKVVYSRSQLSLADSTKALGDAFKLFMPRSTEFMSSDAELWSFLCSLKHQFSPHILRSKDVYGYSSCRALVPDPPGAPTARGQARRPAPRAAARRRRRGARAAAVRRRKPRSPPPPPPPPEESCPAKPVAPGPCFGGRTLEEIWRAATPTLTTFPTIRVGSDVWGERSLAAARRRARQVLRVNLEPMVRLRRFPVPRA